The Merismopedia glauca CCAP 1448/3 DNA window GGTCCTCTAGTTAGCTTAATACTGTTTGGGACCTTGACAGTCATTGGCGCTGAGATTGACCCATCAACACCACTAGCTGGGATTTTAGGTGTCTTAGCTTCCGTTAACTTAGCTTTAGCCCTATTTAACCTCATTCCTGGCTTACCACTTGACGGAGGAAATATCCTCAAAGCGCTAGTATGGAAAATTACAGGTAATCCTTATCAGGGTGTAGTTTTTGCCAGCCGCATTGGTCAAATCTTTGGTTGGCTAGCCATAGCTTCAGCTTTACTGCCACTAGTCTTATTTGGTAGCTTTGGTAATTTTTGGAACTTATTAATCGGCTTTTTCTTACTTCAAAATGCTGGTAATGCTGGTCAATTTGCTAAAGTACAAGAAAAATTAGCCGGATTGACAGCCGCTGATGCAGTCAATTCAGATAGCCCCATTGTATCTGCTAATCTCACAGTAAGAGAGTTTGCTGACGAGCAAATCTTCAATCGCCAAAACTGGCGTAGATTTTTGGTTACAGATGATAACGGACAACTAGTAGGATCGGTATCGGTCGATAGTTTACGCACCATTCCTACTACACTATGGTCAGAAACTCAGATTTCACAGGTGATGCAACCAATTGAAATATCTA harbors:
- a CDS encoding site-2 protease family protein, with amino-acid sequence MKREDNLSKPKSEANGMNGTIRVGKLFGIPFYINPSWFLVLGLVTWSYGSGLAAQFPQLGVGLAFLLGLMTALLLFSSVIAHELGHSFVAIRQGIDVKSITLFIFGGLASLEKESKTPGAAFWVAIAGPLVSLILFGTLTVIGAEIDPSTPLAGILGVLASVNLALALFNLIPGLPLDGGNILKALVWKITGNPYQGVVFASRIGQIFGWLAIASALLPLVLFGSFGNFWNLLIGFFLLQNAGNAGQFAKVQEKLAGLTAADAVNSDSPIVSANLTVREFADEQIFNRQNWRRFLVTDDNGQLVGSVSVDSLRTIPTTLWSETQISQVMQPIEISSTVASDRPLLDVVRLLETQKLSALAVIRENGVLVGILEKAAIINLLQKQAQISPA